A window of Gloeocapsopsis dulcis contains these coding sequences:
- a CDS encoding type II toxin-antitoxin system HicA family toxin — translation MPPFGPIKRRDLIAYLREIGFVGPFSGKKHQFMSKGALRVRIPNPHQGDISKGLLATVLAEAGISREEWESI, via the coding sequence ATGCCTCCTTTTGGCCCTATCAAGCGACGCGACTTGATTGCGTATTTGCGAGAAATAGGCTTTGTTGGCCCATTCTCCGGCAAGAAACACCAGTTTATGTCCAAAGGAGCGCTGCGAGTACGCATCCCCAATCCACACCAGGGAGATATTAGCAAAGGTTTGCTCGCCACAGTTTTGGCAGAAGCAGGCATTAGTCGAGAGGAGTGGGAATCAATATGA
- a CDS encoding helix-turn-helix domain-containing protein has translation MQTLMRVERRIIVEAPGLGAQIKAARESDPRSLKDIASAANMSSMNWYRIEAEEQTLPEETLRKIEEVLGVDFGVVFDD, from the coding sequence ATGCAAACTTTGATGAGAGTAGAGAGGAGAATAATAGTTGAAGCGCCAGGGTTAGGAGCGCAGATCAAAGCAGCCCGCGAATCTGATCCGCGATCGCTAAAGGATATTGCAAGCGCAGCAAATATGTCTTCAATGAACTGGTATCGGATTGAGGCAGAGGAGCAAACACTCCCAGAAGAGACGCTGCGAAAAATTGAAGAAGTGCTGGGTGTGGATTTCGGTGTGGTTTTTGATGATTAA
- a CDS encoding type II toxin-antitoxin system HicB family antitoxin encodes MLTEYIQAAMHRAEYEFLEDDDTFVGKIPECQGVWANADTLEACRDELQEVLEEWVALGLQMGHPLPVIDGIDLSFKKEEAA; translated from the coding sequence ATGCTGACTGAATATATTCAAGCTGCTATGCATCGAGCTGAATACGAATTTTTGGAGGATGATGACACTTTTGTTGGCAAAATCCCAGAATGCCAAGGAGTGTGGGCAAACGCTGACACGTTAGAAGCTTGTCGGGATGAACTACAGGAGGTACTAGAGGAATGGGTAGCTCTAGGGCTACAAATGGGTCATCCGCTGCCAGTGATAGATGGCATTGATCTTTCTTTCAAAAAAGAAGAGGCAGCCTAA